The Ooceraea biroi isolate clonal line C1 chromosome 11, Obir_v5.4, whole genome shotgun sequence genome includes a region encoding these proteins:
- the LOC105288209 gene encoding cytoglobin-2 produces MALFRGLLDIFASEANKVDGRTGMTEKQKRLVQNTWAIVRKDEVSSGVAIMLALFTEYPEYQKQFKLFKDVPFDELPKNKRFQAHSANVVSALSSVIHQIHDPALMEATLLSLADRHKARGQTEEQFQNLKKVMANLFPSVLGRQYTPEVQEAWRKMLDLLFSTLCRVYKN; encoded by the exons ATGGCGTTATTCCGTGGTTTGCTTGATATCTTTGCGAGCGAGGCTAATAAGGTAGATGGGAGAACCGGTATGACCGAGAAGCAAAAGAGACTGGTGCAGAACACATGGGCGATCGTACGTAAAGACGAGGTCTCGTCTGGAGTCGCCATCATGCTCGC CCTTTTCACGGAATATCCGGAGTATCAAAAACAATTTAAGTTATTTAAAGATGTACCTTTCGACGAGTTGCCGAAAAATAAGAGATTTCAAGCTCATTCTGCCAATGTTGTGTCAGCGTTGAGCAGTGTAATTCATCAAATACATGATCCAGCATTGATGGAAGCAACTCTGCTTAGTCTGGCCGATAGGCACAAAGCACGCGGGCAAACGGAGGAGCAGTTTCAG aatttaaaaaaggtGATGGCAAATCTTTTTCCTTCCGTATTGGGGAGACAATATACACCGGAAGTGCAGGAAGCATGGAGGAAAATGTTAGACTTGCTCTTCTCGACGCTCTGCCGGGTTTAcaaaaattaa
- the LOC113562981 gene encoding uncharacterized protein LOC113562981, producing MQLCTIAVYVTIVAMILISRVSGTIDVNLSELEYLAARLDPFECRRLIAALHYTTYDLPKNLAAAERKVDEEIPCLRQLLHWNSSPMEGRGKTHTAIIHRLRQLNRNDLADWLGKTTFKQLGKDLDDAIALSFEELAKEETETSTSAFHDRLLIL from the exons ATGCAACTTTGTACGATCGCTGTATACGTTACCATCGTCGCGATGATTCTCATCTCGAGAGTCAGCGGTACGATAGATGTGAATCTAAGCGAATTGGAGTATCTCGCAGCTCGACTGGATCCGTTCGAATGTCGACGTTTAATCGCTGCGCTTCATTACACGACTTATGATTTGCCAAAGAATTTAGCCGCGGCTG AACGCAAAGTAGATGAGGAGATTCCGTGCCTGCGACAATTACTGCACTGGAACAGCTCTCCCATGGAAGGTAGAGGCAAGACACACACGGCGATTATACATCGTCTTCGACAACTAAATCGCAACGATCTCGCGGATTGGCTCGGCAAAACCACATTCAAACAGCTGGGAAAGGATCTGGACGATGCTATCGCGCTGTCCTTCGAGGAGCTAGCCAAAGAAGAAACAGAAACTAGCACGTCAGCATTCCACGATCGCTTATTAATTCTCTGA
- the LOC105288206 gene encoding protein dimmed: protein MRSLDRLSGSDQDCGDREMYIDLDDASVDSLTGKRSRHHVVGAEVGEESDSSGSERSPKQAKRRNRGSAPPTTRRRKSGISARERNLRRLESNERERMRMHSLNDAFEQLREVIPHVKMERKLSKIETLTLAKNYIMALTNVICEMRGEEQPYTFVDGECGSSSGDSTGQLELSGGEQPDESSPASIHETNNNSLLHEDLERRI, encoded by the exons ATGCGAAGCCTGGATAGGCTATCAGGTAGCGACCAAGATTGTGGTGATCGGGAAATGTACATCGACCTGGACGACGCCTCCGTCGACTCGCTTACCGGAAAACGTAGTCGCCACCATGTCGTTGGCGCGGAG GTGGGCGAGGAGAGCGACAGCAGCGGAAGCGAGAGGAGTCCGAAACAAGCGAAGAGAAGAAATCGCGGGAGTGCACCACCGACCACGAGGAGACGGAAAAGCGGGATTTCCGCACGAGAAAGGAATCTAAGGAGGCTCGAGagtaacgagagagagaggatgagaATGCACTCGCTCAATGACGCTTTTGAG CAATTACGCGAGGTGATACCGCATGTAAAAATGGAGAGGAAGCTCAGCAAGATTGAAACGCTCACGCTcgctaaaaattatataatggcACTGACGAATGTCATATGCGAGATGCGCGGCGAGGAGCAACCGTACAC GTTTGTCGATGGCGAGTGCGGTTCCAGCAGCGGTGACAGCACCGGTCAATTAGAATTAAGTGGAGGCGAGCAACCTGACGAATCATCGCCCGCGTCGATCCACGAGACCAACAACAACAGCCTTCTCCATGAAGATCTAGAACGCAGGatttaa